In Massilistercora timonensis, the following are encoded in one genomic region:
- a CDS encoding PcfB family protein — protein MQEEVENRTLTLVVSGTKFTGRLFKAAITKYLAHRKEKKLQKQKSRDTPVIPHGKQTVKQLIGQNQGVSNIEITDPSIKEFEKIARKYGVDYAVKKDRSSSPPKYLIFFKGRDADALTAAFTEYTGKKVRKAQKTERPSVLAKLSQFKELVKHAVVDRNKRKELER, from the coding sequence AGGACTTTGACGCTGGTAGTCAGCGGAACAAAGTTTACCGGGCGGCTGTTTAAGGCCGCCATCACCAAGTACCTTGCCCACCGCAAGGAAAAGAAGCTGCAAAAGCAGAAAAGCCGGGATACCCCCGTGATTCCCCACGGCAAACAGACGGTGAAGCAGCTGATCGGCCAGAATCAGGGCGTTTCCAACATCGAGATCACCGACCCCTCCATCAAGGAGTTTGAAAAGATCGCCCGGAAATACGGCGTTGACTATGCGGTGAAGAAGGACCGCAGCAGCTCCCCGCCCAAGTACCTGATCTTTTTCAAAGGCCGCGATGCGGATGCCCTGACCGCTGCCTTTACCGAGTACACCGGCAAGAAGGTCAGAAAGGCGCAGAAAACAGAGCGTCCGTCCGTGCTGGCAAAGCTGAGCCAGTTCAAAGAGCTGGTGAAACACGCCGTTGTGGACCGGAACAAGCGGAAGGAGCTGGAACGATGA